In Streptomyces rapamycinicus NRRL 5491, the genomic stretch GCCACCAGCCTGCCGCCGGGAATCCGGCGGGGCAGGTAACGGGCGTAGTCGGCCCCGGTGTTGGCCCAGCCGATCCCGGTACCGGCGGCGATCATGCCGACGCCCACGACCATCGAGCTCACCGGCCCGACCTGGGCGTGGAAGACCTTGCCCCAGTCCACGGTGGTGGCGAGAAAGCCGATCACGACCAGGTTCAGCAGCCCGAAGACATAGCTGGCCCACCTGTTGATCCACATGATGGTGGCGTGGCCCAGGCCGCTGATCAGCAGGGTGCAGCCGATGAAGACCAGCAGGCACACCACGGTGAGGACGGTGTTCCGCCGGATGCCGAAGGCGGCGTCGAGCAGCGCCAGCAGGGCGAAGGCGGCCGTGGTGGTGTTGATGGTCTCCCAGCCGAGCCGGCTCATCCAGGTGACCAGTGTGGGCCCCGCGTTGCCACGGACCCCGAACACCGCGCGGGAGAGGGTGAGGGCGGGCGCTCCGCCCCGCTTCCCGGCGATGCTGAGGGCGCCCACCAGGGCGAAGGAGCCGAAGGAGCCGAGGATGGCCACGACGGCCGCCTGCCAGATGTTCAGGCCGCGGAAGCTGACCAGCGCCGCGCCGAGCGGCAGGCCGAGGATGCTGATGTTCGCGGCGAACCAGGTCCAGAACATCTGGCTCGCGTGGCCGTGGCGCTCGGCGTCGGGAACCGGCTCGATGCCTCTGGTCTCCACGGAGCCGACGCGGTCGTTCTCTGAAGCCGCCATGGTGGTACCTGTCTTTCTGTCCGGGGGCGCTCCGGTGCGGATGTGGGGGCGGAGGTGTGTGTCATTCGGCCGTGTCGGCGCGCAGCGCGAGCAGGGCCTTGGCCAGCGGTTCCAGGTCGAGGTCGTTGACCGAGCGCAGGGTGGCGAGGGCGTCGTCGGGCAGGGCGGAGGCCCCGCTGACGGCACCGGCTATCGCGCCGGCTATGGCACCGATGGTGTCGCAGTCGCCGCCGAGGTTGGCGGCCAGCAGGCAGGCCCGCCATGGCTCGCCCTCGGCGAGGGCCAGCACGGCGAAGGCCGCGGGGACCGACTCCTGGCTGGCGACGCTGGTGCCGACCAGGTCGCAGACGCGGTCCAGGGCCTGCCGCTCGGGCAGTCCGCGCACCAGTTCCACGGCCCAGCCGATGCGCGCGGCGATATCGGCCCCGGCGACCCAGTGGCCGCGCTCGGCGCCGGCCGCGGCCGCCGTGATCGCCGCGCCGATGGCGTCCTCCAGATCGCCGCCGCCGATGCCACGGCTCACCGCGGCGGCCACGGCGGCCGCGGAGGCGATGCCGATGGAGGTGTCATGGGTGACCTGGCACGCCTCCGCGACCCGGTCGAGGAAGGGCTCCAGGGGGGTGTCGGGGAAGGCCACGCCGACGGGGGTGATCCGCATCGCCGCGCCGTTGGTGGCACCGGACTTGCCC encodes the following:
- a CDS encoding purine-cytosine permease family protein; this encodes MAASENDRVGSVETRGIEPVPDAERHGHASQMFWTWFAANISILGLPLGAALVSFRGLNIWQAAVVAILGSFGSFALVGALSIAGKRGGAPALTLSRAVFGVRGNAGPTLVTWMSRLGWETINTTTAAFALLALLDAAFGIRRNTVLTVVCLLVFIGCTLLISGLGHATIMWINRWASYVFGLLNLVVIGFLATTVDWGKVFHAQVGPVSSMVVGVGMIAAGTGIGWANTGADYARYLPRRIPGGRLVAASAFGAGIPLVVLISLGSLLAAGEPDLASASDPVSAINTMLPSWMSIPYLIAAFGGLLLSNHLSVYSAGLTMITLGIRVRRTLAVGLDVVVTFAGGIYFILIAKDFYGPFITFLTLLAVPINAWVGVFAVDLILRRSYDGAALMDVGRSSRYWFRGGVAWAAMIAWAAAIVVGLLFTEASTSATDVWFSGPLAHSWIGSNGLGWVVTLVLAAGVYALLRRFDGTVREEASAQPPQQQVLPAPAAREVS
- a CDS encoding ADP-ribosylglycohydrolase family protein: MNHQHDRALGALYGLAMGDALGMPTQIMSRRSIVARFGDVTDFEPGPEDNPVSAGMPAGSVTDDTDQAVIVGRLLTGSGGRIDPMRLAHELLEWERAMKAKGSFDLLGPSTKAALEAVSRGVPPEEAGKSGATNGAAMRITPVGVAFPDTPLEPFLDRVAEACQVTHDTSIGIASAAAVAAAVSRGIGGGDLEDAIGAAITAAAAGAERGHWVAGADIAARIGWAVELVRGLPERQALDRVCDLVGTSVASQESVPAAFAVLALAEGEPWRACLLAANLGGDCDTIGAIAGAIAGAVSGASALPDDALATLRSVNDLDLEPLAKALLALRADTAE